A genome region from Paracoccus stylophorae includes the following:
- a CDS encoding lysophospholipid acyltransferase family protein: protein MPRPQGVRGWWRVVRRGVPAILVLLAGVVAILPLRGAERVLHGPRRPWTGVHVQIVCRLVLACIGLRWRREGRPMRGPGAVVANHSSWLDILTLNAAMPVFFVSKSEVRGWPGINILTAVTDTHFVVRDPRQAGAQAAQFAARIRAGHRLLFFPEGTSTDGLRVLPFKPALFQGFLDPDLPDGLAIQPVSAIYDAPPGADPRFYGWWADMALADHLLAVLSAPRQGCARIVLHPPVPVAGETRKTLARRCEEVVRRGVQDRLALTENKD, encoded by the coding sequence ATGCCGCGGCCGCAGGGTGTGCGCGGCTGGTGGCGGGTGGTGCGGCGCGGGGTGCCGGCGATCCTGGTGCTGCTGGCGGGGGTGGTCGCGATCCTGCCGCTGCGCGGGGCCGAGCGCGTGCTGCACGGTCCGCGCAGGCCGTGGACCGGGGTGCATGTGCAGATCGTCTGCCGGCTGGTGCTGGCGTGTATCGGCCTGCGCTGGCGGCGCGAGGGGCGGCCCATGCGCGGGCCCGGCGCGGTCGTGGCGAACCATTCAAGCTGGCTGGACATCCTGACCCTGAACGCGGCGATGCCAGTCTTTTTCGTCAGCAAGTCCGAGGTCCGGGGCTGGCCCGGCATCAACATCCTGACCGCTGTGACCGACACGCATTTCGTCGTCCGCGATCCCAGACAGGCCGGTGCGCAGGCGGCCCAGTTCGCCGCCCGCATCCGGGCCGGGCACCGGCTGCTGTTCTTCCCCGAGGGCACCTCGACCGACGGGTTGCGCGTGCTGCCGTTCAAGCCGGCGCTGTTCCAGGGCTTTCTGGACCCCGATCTGCCGGACGGGCTGGCGATCCAGCCGGTCAGCGCGATCTATGACGCGCCGCCGGGGGCGGACCCGCGCTTTTACGGCTGGTGGGCCGACATGGCGCTGGCCGATCATCTGCTGGCGGTGCTGTCCGCGCCGCGTCAGGGCTGCGCGCGGATCGTGCTGCACCCGCCGGTGCCGGTCGCGGGCGAGACACGCAAGACGCTGGCCCGGCGCTGCGAGGAGGTGGTGCGGCGCGGGGTGCAGGATCGGCTGGCCTTGACCGAAAATAAGGATTGA
- a CDS encoding histidine phosphotransferase family protein: MTLDTTHIAADLSPGDLAALLGSRLCHDLVSPLGAIGNGVELLEMSPDFPAIAQSPELRLIAESVAAARSRIQAFRMAFGQAQGGQRIARNEVQKLLDGASAQGRLRTQLEVEGDFARAEIRMVMLALMCLETAMPWGGRVIALHRMPGWQLVADSDRMRPDPDLWAWLGQGQPRPPAPSEVQFALLAEAARAANRRLSWDMDDKGAEIAF, from the coding sequence ATGACCCTTGATACAACGCATATCGCGGCGGATCTGTCGCCCGGCGATCTGGCGGCGCTGCTGGGCTCGCGGCTGTGTCACGATCTGGTCTCGCCTTTGGGCGCGATCGGCAACGGGGTCGAATTGCTGGAAATGTCGCCCGACTTTCCGGCCATCGCGCAAAGCCCCGAATTGCGGCTGATCGCCGAATCGGTGGCGGCGGCGCGCAGCCGCATCCAGGCGTTCCGCATGGCCTTCGGCCAGGCCCAGGGCGGCCAGCGCATCGCCCGCAACGAGGTGCAAAAGCTGCTGGACGGCGCATCGGCGCAGGGCCGGCTGCGCACCCAGCTTGAGGTCGAGGGCGATTTCGCCCGGGCCGAGATCCGCATGGTCATGCTGGCGCTGATGTGTCTGGAAACGGCGATGCCGTGGGGCGGGCGCGTCATCGCGCTGCACCGGATGCCCGGCTGGCAACTGGTGGCCGATTCCGACCGCATGCGCCCCGACCCCGACCTGTGGGCGTGGCTGGGTCAGGGCCAGCCGCGCCCGCCCGCCCCCTCCGAGGTCCAGTTCGCCCTGCTGGCCGAGGCGGCGCGCGCCGCGAACCGCCGCCTGTCATGGGACATGGACGACAAGGGCGCGGAAATCGCGTTCTGA
- a CDS encoding glutamate-5-semialdehyde dehydrogenase, which yields MKDMEDATSLIARMGEAARAASVELAVAPAECKRAALIAAAGAIRAATDTILAANARDLDFGRDKGLSDAMIDRLRLDADRLRGIEDGLRDVAEQRDPVGEVVAEWDRPNGLHIRRVRTPIGVIGVIYESRPNVTADAGALALKSGNAVILRGGSESLHSSGAIHDCMVQGLRQAGLPEAAIQLVPTRDRAAVSAMLQAQGLIDVIIPRGGKGLVGLVQREARVPVFAHLEGICHVYVDRDADPDKARRVVMNAKTRRTGICGAAECLLIDRAADPELRAALIADLVAAGVEVRAEGELADLPGTVAARPDDFGREFLDMVMAARLVDGVEDAIAHIRRFGSQHTESILTENDATAQRFMAGLESAILMHNASTQFADGGEFGMGAEIGIATGKMHARGPVGAEQLTSFKYLVSGDGAIRG from the coding sequence ATGAAGGACATGGAGGATGCGACGTCACTGATCGCGCGCATGGGCGAGGCGGCACGGGCGGCCTCGGTCGAACTGGCCGTGGCACCGGCCGAGTGCAAGCGGGCGGCGCTGATCGCGGCGGCGGGGGCGATCCGGGCGGCCACGGACACGATCCTTGCGGCCAATGCCCGCGATCTGGATTTCGGGCGCGACAAGGGGCTGAGCGATGCGATGATCGACCGGCTGCGGCTGGACGCGGACCGGCTGCGCGGGATCGAGGACGGTCTGCGCGACGTGGCCGAACAGCGCGATCCGGTGGGCGAGGTGGTCGCGGAATGGGATCGGCCCAACGGTCTGCATATCCGGCGCGTCCGCACGCCCATCGGGGTGATCGGCGTGATCTATGAAAGCCGGCCGAACGTGACCGCCGATGCCGGTGCGCTGGCGCTGAAATCCGGAAACGCGGTGATCCTGCGCGGCGGGTCGGAAAGCCTGCATTCCAGCGGCGCGATCCATGACTGCATGGTGCAGGGGCTGCGTCAGGCGGGCCTGCCCGAGGCCGCGATCCAGCTTGTGCCGACGCGCGACCGCGCGGCGGTCAGCGCCATGTTGCAGGCGCAGGGGCTGATCGACGTGATCATCCCGCGCGGCGGCAAGGGGCTGGTCGGGCTGGTCCAGCGCGAGGCGCGGGTGCCGGTCTTCGCGCATCTGGAAGGCATCTGCCACGTCTATGTCGATCGCGACGCCGATCCCGACAAGGCGCGGCGCGTGGTGATGAACGCCAAGACGCGGCGGACGGGGATCTGCGGTGCGGCGGAATGTCTGCTGATCGACCGCGCCGCCGACCCGGAATTGCGCGCGGCGCTGATCGCCGATCTGGTGGCCGCCGGCGTCGAGGTGCGGGCCGAGGGCGAACTGGCCGATCTGCCCGGCACGGTCGCGGCCCGGCCAGACGATTTCGGGCGCGAGTTTCTGGACATGGTGATGGCCGCGCGGCTGGTCGACGGGGTCGAGGATGCCATTGCCCATATCCGCCGCTTCGGCAGCCAGCACACCGAATCGATCCTGACCGAAAACGACGCCACCGCGCAGCGGTTCATGGCCGGGCTGGAAAGCGCGATCCTGATGCACAACGCCTCGACCCAGTTCGCCGACGGGGGCGAGTTCGGCATGGGCGCCGAGATCGGCATCGCCACCGGCAAGATGCACGCGCGCGGCCCGGTCGGCGCCGAGCAATTGACCAGCTTCAAGTATCTGGTCAGCGGCGATGGCGCGATTCGCGGCTAG
- a CDS encoding DUF3553 domain-containing protein, protein MNEILEPGMIVRHPGAPEWGVGQVQSRIGDRITVNFTEAGKRVIDGRRVTLDIVATDAM, encoded by the coding sequence GTGAACGAGATTCTGGAACCGGGAATGATCGTGCGCCATCCGGGCGCTCCGGAATGGGGCGTGGGACAGGTCCAGTCGCGGATCGGCGACCGGATCACGGTCAATTTCACCGAGGCCGGCAAGCGCGTCATCGACGGGCGCCGGGTGACGCTGGACATCGTGGCGACGGATGCGATGTGA
- a CDS encoding GNAT family N-acyltransferase — protein sequence MKSDPSYFDIRIATSERDLLGAQRLRYRVFVEELGGTGPMVDHEARLERDEFDPIVDHLCLIDRRRSAEDLEHVVGVYRLLPGLRAEEFGRFYCDGEYDLTPLRDSGRSILELGRSCVDPALRGGSGMFLLWNALADYVLELGIEVLFGVASFHGTDIPTLAPALSWLHHHHLAPEGLRPRAHATGYQRMDLIPPGRIDRREAMVGMPALIKAYLRLGGMVGDGAFIDRDFNTTDVFLLMDTAKMSEKHRKFYESRWQPQ from the coding sequence ATGAAGTCCGACCCTTCCTATTTCGATATCCGTATCGCCACGTCCGAGCGCGATCTGCTGGGCGCGCAGCGGCTGCGGTATCGCGTGTTCGTCGAGGAGTTGGGCGGCACCGGCCCGATGGTCGATCACGAGGCAAGGCTGGAACGCGACGAGTTCGACCCGATCGTGGATCATCTGTGCCTGATCGACCGGCGGCGTTCGGCCGAGGATCTGGAACATGTCGTCGGCGTCTATCGCCTGCTGCCCGGCTTGCGCGCCGAGGAGTTCGGGCGGTTCTATTGCGACGGCGAATACGATCTGACGCCGCTGCGCGATTCGGGCCGCTCGATCCTGGAACTGGGGCGGTCCTGCGTCGATCCGGCGCTGCGCGGCGGATCGGGGATGTTTTTGCTGTGGAACGCGCTGGCCGATTACGTCCTGGAACTGGGAATCGAGGTGTTGTTCGGCGTGGCCAGCTTTCACGGCACCGACATTCCGACGCTTGCCCCGGCGCTGAGCTGGCTGCATCATCATCACCTGGCGCCCGAGGGTTTGCGTCCGCGCGCCCATGCGACCGGGTATCAGCGCATGGACCTGATCCCGCCCGGGCGGATCGACCGGCGCGAGGCGATGGTGGGGATGCCGGCGCTGATCAAGGCCTATCTGCGCCTGGGCGGGATGGTCGGCGACGGCGCCTTCATCGACCGCGATTTCAACACCACCGACGTGTTCCTGCTGATGGACACGGCGAAGATGTCGGAAAAGCACCGCAAATTCTATGAAAGCCGCTGGCAGCCGCAATGA
- a CDS encoding PRC-barrel domain-containing protein — protein sequence MTRQLLGTVAALALLAGGAVAQDAQDADATEAQDAGAQVMVEECAPVVTVTQTPPQVTIVIPDGEDPEPQVTVMQAPPDVSVESCEPNVTLMQDGQRSEAQTQFTAADPDIRVDAAEEAQLTITREPRTGSGSDASTEATADQPEAADAADAQAQPAAEEPAAAGDDTATVAGGDEAAEGAAEAEASGEAASAEPAEGEDAAEMTAADAAAEDAEAEGDDAASADDAPAEPVVDGAASGGESAEPADGAEPDAEQAAGEETSDAAMDAPAEDAAADEGATDAAPQDEAATEPADTDAAAEPEALEQQDQGAADNDDQDQAVVADEDGEVAIGKTGAVADTDPDQQEAAAAAGDGPGGDSTVTTPDDGGDVTAAPEPPAEDVSTEAGGTGLAGAAAQPQATETAEGELIATTPEDDSAAADNAEPVAAGTAAPDAAQVDAEPATGDAAAGTGIAAEAEAIAQREGQTVVDADEVVDSGLDGLQVFTSGDEEIGEIDSFDVEAGQAIIAVGGFLGLGERQVAVPLSDISFQRDGRSDVRAYLGLSADQVEALPEYQPAD from the coding sequence ATGACAAGACAACTTCTGGGAACCGTCGCGGCACTGGCGCTGCTGGCCGGCGGGGCGGTGGCGCAGGACGCGCAGGATGCAGACGCCACCGAGGCGCAGGATGCCGGCGCACAGGTGATGGTCGAAGAGTGCGCCCCCGTCGTCACGGTGACGCAGACCCCGCCCCAGGTCACGATCGTGATCCCCGACGGCGAAGACCCCGAGCCGCAGGTGACGGTGATGCAGGCCCCGCCCGACGTCAGCGTCGAGAGCTGCGAACCGAACGTGACCCTGATGCAGGACGGCCAGCGAAGCGAGGCGCAGACGCAATTCACCGCCGCCGATCCCGACATTCGCGTGGACGCGGCGGAAGAGGCGCAGTTGACGATCACGCGCGAGCCGCGGACAGGATCGGGGTCCGACGCATCGACAGAGGCGACAGCGGATCAGCCCGAGGCGGCGGATGCCGCAGATGCGCAGGCCCAGCCTGCCGCCGAGGAGCCGGCAGCGGCCGGGGACGACACCGCGACAGTCGCCGGCGGCGATGAAGCTGCCGAAGGCGCGGCAGAGGCCGAGGCGTCCGGTGAGGCTGCCTCTGCCGAACCCGCCGAGGGTGAGGATGCGGCAGAGATGACTGCGGCGGACGCGGCCGCCGAGGACGCGGAGGCCGAAGGCGACGACGCGGCATCGGCGGATGACGCACCGGCCGAGCCTGTCGTTGACGGTGCTGCATCTGGCGGCGAATCTGCCGAACCGGCGGACGGTGCCGAGCCGGATGCAGAGCAGGCAGCGGGCGAAGAAACATCTGACGCGGCGATGGATGCACCTGCCGAGGATGCCGCAGCCGATGAGGGGGCGACGGACGCGGCACCTCAGGACGAGGCCGCGACGGAACCCGCTGATACCGATGCGGCTGCGGAACCGGAGGCTTTGGAACAGCAGGATCAAGGCGCTGCCGATAACGACGATCAGGATCAGGCAGTTGTCGCCGATGAAGACGGCGAGGTTGCCATTGGCAAGACCGGCGCGGTTGCCGACACCGATCCCGACCAGCAGGAAGCCGCCGCAGCGGCGGGCGACGGGCCGGGCGGCGACAGCACCGTGACCACGCCCGATGACGGCGGCGACGTCACCGCAGCGCCCGAACCGCCGGCGGAGGATGTCAGCACCGAGGCGGGCGGCACCGGTCTTGCCGGCGCGGCCGCGCAGCCGCAGGCGACCGAAACCGCCGAGGGCGAATTGATCGCGACGACGCCCGAAGACGATTCCGCCGCCGCCGACAACGCCGAGCCTGTGGCGGCCGGGACTGCGGCGCCGGATGCCGCGCAGGTGGATGCTGAACCGGCGACGGGTGACGCCGCCGCGGGCACAGGCATCGCGGCCGAGGCCGAGGCCATCGCGCAGCGCGAGGGCCAGACGGTCGTCGATGCCGACGAGGTGGTCGATTCGGGGCTGGACGGGTTGCAGGTCTTTACCTCGGGCGACGAGGAGATCGGCGAGATCGACAGCTTCGACGTCGAGGCCGGGCAGGCGATCATCGCCGTCGGCGGATTTCTGGGGCTGGGCGAACGCCAGGTGGCGGTGCCCTTGTCCGACATCTCGTTCCAGCGCGACGGGCGCAGCGATGTCCGGGCCTATCTGGGGCTGAGCGCGGATCAGGTCGAGGCTTTGCCGGAATATCAGCCGGCGGACTGA